The DNA sequence CGCTTAGCTTGGCTTCTGGGTATCCTTGTGAGCACACTCCTTTATGAGATGTCACCACTGAATCACCCTTGCCCTCCAAGCTTAATTCCACTTTAGGACTATATGAGGTGGTTGCTGTTTGAACTTTGTTTAAAGACTCATTTGACCCTTTCTCAAGATCATCCTTTGCTTTCTGGGGTCTTTGCTCCTGGAGCTGGGCATCAAGACTACCAGACAACCAACAAAGAAATGATGATCTGCATGGGATgtttaacaataaacaaaatggcttggtaaaatgtaaaattctttTTCTTACCATTTTGATAGCCTAACTGTACATGGCATGATAGCATGCTTTCTCCTCAACTCCTCTTCTCCGTCTGCCAAATTTGACCTCTGTTTGGCTATTGAACCCGGTTCTACTTTAGGGACatataaaatatctgttttttTCAGCTTTGTGGAAGGATCATGAGAATCTTTATTGCTGTGAGGTACCACAGTTGGATGGGATGTTGCTGAGACAGCTTGTGACATTGGCTGGCTCTGCTCCGTGATATTCTCAGCTGTTTTTGAGGGGTAATTTTTAGCACTTGCCCTCTTCACCCGCTGCTTGCCTTGTGGTGGAAACAAGAGAGAACTAGCATCactgactgaaaataaaaaaattaattaattaatttacaaaaaaaacaaaaaaacaaaaaaggaactCTGAAACCAAATATTTGACTACCCGTTCTTCTGGCAAGTGCTTTACTCTCCTTTGAGGATGAATAATTCTGCTTCATGGTTTCAGCAAATGCTGTGGATAAATCTTTAGCCTTTTCCACCTGTAGGAAACATTTTGTTTAGTCTTGATCATGCAACTGAAATAGAAACTAAGACACAAACACTATGGACTAACTCCCAAGGGAACAATAAGTCACACAAAACCATACCTTGCCTTCAATTCTAAAATGATTCTCCTGCATCTTTGAATGACTGACCTCCTCTCTAGTAGGACTGCTCACAAATGGTAGTTGCCAGTCCTCACTTAAATCTTCTCCCATCTCCTCCgagacaggaacaaaaacatcagcCAAAACCATGTGAGAAACACCCTCACGTTCTTCCTCAGCCTCATTTAAGTCCACAGAGCCAGAACTTcaggacaaaaataattaaGCAAACCTTAGTAATTGTGTAATTGGTCTTAAAACAGTTTTAGGTTTTTGATTATCTTTTACCTTGAGGTCATCATTACACTGATGGAAATCATCTCCTTTATGAGCTACTGTTACTTACCTTTCTTTGTCCTTTGACCTTGAATTCATATCCTCTTTTATTGCAAAATCTTCTGATAGGAGCTTGGTTGCAGTCTCATTTGGCACATTATCAACTTCATGTATTTTTGATTGCCAAGGTGATGGCAAGATCATTGGGGCCAGTTCTGAATGAATGGGCTCCATGTCACTCTGAGACATTTCTGAGGATTCATcttaaagcaaatgtttttagaaGACATTTGGGCTTCACTTTCAGCTTGcaacatatacaaaatattgaaaaagtaaaaaaaaaaatgtaattaacaaTTACACAGTcaaattttaaatgctttttttcaagTGACAAAAGCACCATTTTCCCACCTTTCCCAACAAGCATTTTAATTTCTTGGGAAGCCAATATTGTGTCAATTGCCTTCTTATGAGAATCATCATCTGGGCTTGGCGTGCCTGTCATCTTTTTGTCCtgtatacatatgaaacattggTGCTTGGTTTATTCAGCAGAGAGCTTTTCTCGGTTTTCTAGAGGAGTCCTTTGTTCTTAGGTGAACTTACAGGTGCTGTCCCCTCAGTAGTGATATATTGCATCACATCAGAAGTGCGTTTTACCACATGAGAAACACCTGCATAATCTTTATCCTCTTCAGAGTCCTTGTGTTGCGGGTTGGGACTAAAAGATACAAAATTACCCTGGTAACAATCGGAAgacatgtaaaacaaataatttgttatttaCTTGCAAGTGGTCTTTTACCTCTTCAAGAGGCTAACAGAGCATTGTGTAATCTGGCGTTTTTGCTGCAAGACGTCTCCTTGAGGGGGATCAGATACTAAATtttctttgccttttgttttatcCTCCAATTTGGGCATACGTGGGACACCTTCAGTTTCAAGCCTTGTTGAAATAAGACTGCAATCTTCCTTTGCCTGAGGTACCATGGTTTGCTGTGATGGCAAAACAGCCTGTGAAATGTTTGACTGATTCTTCTCCGTAACAGGCTGATCAGTTTTCATGGAGTCATTTGTAACCCATGATCTTTTTATTAGTTTAGGTTCCAGCTTTCCTTCTGACAGAAATCAGAGAAAATTATGCCaacataaaatgaataataacaaCATAAGAGGAACataacagaagacaaaaaaaagtaaataaattaattcaaaaagtaaaaaataaataaattatatacatttattttttactttttgaatttatatatatataaaaatttataaTTTCTCAATCAGTACAAAAGCATAAAATTAGATTGTCTACCTTTCCTTTTGGCAGGTGcctttttctcctctgacaATGACTGCTTGCACTTCGAATCCTCCATTATACTAAACAATGGACTGGATACAGCTGTAGGATGTTTTACCTGTAGCAAACAGTATATAGCAGTCAGTAGTTCATTGTAAAATAACTTTCTGTAAattgcaaaacacacacagtatgcaaatgtgaccaaacatttttttatctATGAACATGTACCTTTTTTAGCTCTTCAGAAGGAATCTCTTGTGTCTTTGCATGAACAGCTGAAGAGCAGCCTTCTCTGTGAATGTTAATTTCTTCAGGCATTGCACTCTCCTTGCTTACATAATCTTCCGAGACCGGCATCAAGACATCAGCCAACACAACGTGAGATATACCTTCACATTTTTCAGTGTCCTGGGGCGAAGACTTAACACTAAAAGACAAAGGGTTATTGTAACAGCTCATATTGATGTAATGAGTGTGATATGATACTTATACTTGGATTTAAGATCTTTAAGTTCTGGACACTGTCAGCACAGGGACTTTGGGGCTTTAAATCGGGAACAGACCTGATATCTTCTGCTTCTTGCTTTGCAGAACCCTCTTTATACTTGTCTTTTGCTTGGTGTGTTATGGTTTGATGAGTTGCTTGTGGCATGCCTTGATAGTCAACCTTCATGACCTGCTCTAAAATTCAGGAGTCAAATTGTGTGTTAGTAACTGTAAGTCAAGTCAAGTACTTAAAAACTCAAATCCCGATTTTAAAGAACTTCTAATAGAAACAATGTTTCCGGATTCCCATTAAAATCCAAAGCCTGTTTtaattgaggaaaaaaaaactgggttCAGGCAAAATATTTTAGAGATGGTTTCCAAGAGCTTGGGAGAAAGTGCCTTATCCTTTAATATGACAGCATGATCCAGcagtttaaatataaaaaaccAGAACGATGGCAAGGAGGGTCAAGCACTGTTGGTCACTTGTCTATTACAATGAACTcacatgttttgtttgaatATTGTGTACTTTtatcatgtatttaaaaatacaaatgtctATTGTTGAGGATGGAGATAATTAAGCATTACAACATGCCAATTGAGATCACCAGTATTTCAATATGCACACAACTGTACATTGAAGGAAATTTAAAGAAATTTCTTCAGGCTTTCTACTTACTGGGTGCTGGTTTTTCTTCCAACATTGATgatatatttgatttttcttGTGAGTGAGTATTCAGTGGCCTGGGAGTATCTGCTGACTCCTTTTCCTTTCAAAGCATTTAATCAGACTCAGACATGTTTATTAGGCACAACCTATGCACGGACatgacaaacaacaacaacaacaacaacaacaacaacaacaacaacaacaacctgaCATACTTTGATGACCTCTGGGGAAAGGCTCCCTTCTGTTTCTGGAGTCTCTTCACTGAACTCAGCACCTCTCTTCAATGTGGTTGTCAGGCCCAATGTGACATTTTCTCCAATATCTTCAGTGAGCATTCCCAAGGAGTCAGATAACTCATTTTGTGATATGCCCACACACTCTTTTTCAGTCTCTTCGATTTTCATAGGCAGAAATATACTAGAAAAGCCAAAGAAACCTGTATAAAATTATTCTATAAAATATGCTTTGGTTTAACATAACACAAGTAACAATTTACATGCTTAATCCTATCTGAAACTACTATAGAAGCAAGTGTTACCTAGGACAGTATGGTGTAGATGGTAAAGCGGAAGACACTGGTGGAGATGGGACTTCAACAGGGTATAAGTCAGAGGTCATTGCAGAGTCATTACTAGCGAAGGCCAAATCTGCTTGGGTGACAGGAATCTCATAGAGTGTCAAGATGAAGGTGGGTTCCTCATTACTTTGGCCATCTGTGTGAAGATGGTGGCAATTGGACAGGAGAGAAGAAGTAATTATGATGTCACCATTTTAAATTTGCCTCTAACGTAATGCAACGTTAGTCTTGTTAAACAGGCTCACCTCCAGCTGAATGGATGACCTTTGCAGGGGCACATGCAaccttaaaataattaattaatataattattaatataattaataattaaaaaatttaaacagaaaCTATCCCTCATGGCATTTTGTGATGTTCACTGGATCTAAATTGAAACACTGTACTTCTCTAGCATCTTACTTACGTGACATGTTTCTGTCATCTGTCCCGTTTGTGAGGGAAGAGGCGAAACACGTGAAGTATCAGTCTTCTGGAGATCTGCTACAGACTGGCAATTTGGTGTCCTATAGAGGAATTAAAAGATCTTATAGAAAGTCTCTGGCTTTTAAATTGTTGATTGAAATTAATACTCACTTCTAATATGTTAGcagtttcttcctttcttttttttaaaaaaaaccaactaaTGAGAACTGGATACATACATGACCACATCACAACTGCTTTTAGTTTGGTCAGAAGCCATCTGTAGCACTGGAGCACTGACTTCATTCAAAGTTACTGTAGTGATCTTCTGCTCCTGCTCCAGTACTGTTACAGATGCACCACTAGGAACTGGCAGTATAAGCaagatgagaaaaagaaaaaaaaacaaacaaaccttgcCTTGATTTTAATATAtggtaaagaaaacaaacaaacaaaatatattctCCAGATACCAATCAACAGTTTATATTCCAGGGAAGAACAGACAGACTGGAATCTTTGAAGTTAAGGCTGGAATGGAGTAATAAGTTGATGCGTGGGAACCTTTTGATGGTTTAGATTCTGCATGATGCACAGAACTCAGATATATCCCCTTCTTTTTGGAGATGTTCTCCTTGGCAAAATCTAAGTCACAGAGCTGGTCAACAGCAGAACTCTGAAGTAAAAGCTTCTCAGAAGAGACAGCTGGAATaaacaagacagaaaacaaccacTGATCATTAATACAAGGCAGTGCAATGTTAGTTTATGGGTCAGCACATGTTATTGCATGGAGCTTACTTGTGTTAGGCTctatgcttttttgttttggagaaCAGTTCATGACTCTGGATGCCAAATTCAAGTTAGGTTTAGGCTTCAGGAACCTGCTTCTCCTCTTTAGGATGACACCATGTTCACAAGAAATGGAGGTACCAGAGGATAATTTTGTGCTGCTAATAAGATGAGAAATAGATAGTCAGGACAAAAAATAGCTTACACATTTCCtagtcacatttttatttttcattacataCCTGGGTTGAATAGCATGTTCCTCTTCTTCTAGAGAGTGTGCCTTGATTATTGCTGTAGTCATGACTAACCCCTCTGGCATCTGCTTTATTTTTGGGTTTAACAATGCAAACTCCTGAGACATCGGTGAGACTTCAGAGGGTTCCAGCAGAGACCCACGAGACTCTTGAGATGCTTTAATTTCTGGGGTTGCCAAAAAGGCATCCTCTGAGCCCTCCTTAATTTCTAGTGTTGTTACTACAGACTCCTGTGACCTTTCAAGGACTTCACAGGTTTCTAGCAATGACCTTTCTGAATCCTCTTTGATTTCAGTGCTCATCAATTGAGACCTCTGAAATCCTTCCATAATTTCTGGTGTTGGCACAACAGTCTCCTGTGATCTCTCGGAGACTTCAGCAGGTTCTCGCAGTGACCCTTGCGAGTACTTATTGATTTCTGGTATCAACACTTGTGATCTCTCATTAATGTCTGGTGTTGCCACTTCAACATCTTCCTGAGAGTCCTCTTTGACCACTGGTGTGGACACCAATGACCCCTCTGATCTCAGCTTTATTTCTGGGGTCGTCATGACAGACCCCTGGGTTCCCTCTTTAACTTCTAGTGCCGTCACTACAGACTCCTGTGATCTTTCCACGACTTCAGCAGGTTCTGAAAGAGACTCTTGCATGTTCTCTTTGATTTCTGTGGTTATCGATACAGACCCCTGTGGTCTGTCCCAAGTTTGTGGTGCTGCCACTACAGACGCCCGAGATCCCTCCAAGACTCCAGAGCAAGACTCCTGTGGCAGCACCGACGATTGCACCAGTGCAAGCACAGATGTCTTGTTTACCTCTGTAGCATCTTGGGTTGCCAAGGAAGTGCCATAAGACTCAAGCAACATAATGGCAGTTCTTTTATGGGACCCATGTGCATTAGGTTTTGTGCAGGCAAGATCCTCAGAAGCCACATCCTCTAAGGAAGCCAAAGATGCAGAAGCCTGAAGATCATTTTCTGTTGAGACATCTGTAAgaatcaaatcttttttttccccccttctggGTCAAGAATACAAATTTGGATGCTTGgagttttaattattttatggtCTTACCTTTATCTGTCTTGGACTGGAACAGTGGTTCAGGCTTCTCCAAGGGGCACAAAGTTTCTACCTTGTTCACCTCTGGCTTATCGTTCACTGTGAAAAGATATAAGAACTTGCATACCAAGATCAAATCATCAACATGtaaaacaaactataaaaatatTGCTTCATATCTTACTGTCTGAATTTAAGGTGGTAGAAAAGTGTCTTGTGCTTGATGGATCAGACTGACCCTAACAAAAGAATGTGTAATATGGAAAATAAGTAAAACACTGTTTTTCATGGTTATTCCTTTAGGTCAGTACAAATGAAGCCCAAACATCTCTGCTTACCGATGCAGACTCCATCATCTCCAGATCTTCCCAGTGACTCTCAAGAACAGCACTTTGTGAATCAATGTCTGGAGGTCCTCCAACCACACACTCATCTTGACCAACTTCCACATTCTCTTCCATAAGGTTGCTGAGTTGAAATGAGAGCTCTGTGTTGAGTGATAAATCTAGAGGACTCATCTGTGgcgatgatgatggtgatggtaatGGCGATGGTTGTTTAGCAGCTGTTTGCTCCTGATCACTGAGGAACATGTCTACTTCTTCACGAGATAACATCACCAATGGTCTTCTTTGGAACATTGGACCTTTAGGTGAGAATAATATTTTTAGGAGCAGTACAAGAATGACCACACGAACAGTCGTTTATACTGAGCTGAACTTACTGTTTAAAGCATGTAGGTATGAGAAGTCCCCAAGCTTCTGAAAGAGAACAGAGGATAGTCAGCTACTACACTAAAACAGCTTTCAGTACTTATATCTACTAATCTGCTGCCTGCAGAGCTTACTTTCAACCATAATCCAACACATCAGATCCAGTCAGTCAAGGCCGGCTGAGATGAATTCCAGGACCAGACAACGCTGATCGTGCTCTGATTTATTTTACCTCATCCAAGGTGTTATCCATGTCGGAGTCTTCTGATTCCTGAGTGACTATCTGCTTTTTGGGGCTCTCCTTATCCTCAGAGGCTGGATCATGCTCAGATTCCTCGTGGTCCATCAttccttttctcctccccttttgCCCACCAAAAGTCAGATTGCGCTTTGCTCTATCTGACCTTTGCATCTTCATCTGCTTGCTAGAGGAGCTCTCACTAATAGATGGAGAAGCAGGTGAATTCCCAGGAGGCTCTGATTCTTTACTTATGGAATGGAGCTTAGAAGGGCTATGTAGGTTTTTTTCCCTGTAATATTTGCACAGGAAGAACATACAGAGCAGTCAAAATGTTGAAAACaacagcaagcaaacaaacaaaaagggatataattaaaattacttACCTTGGGGGAGTCCTTTCCATCACATTCTCTGCTTCTTTCTGGAGCTGTCCCTTCTCCATAGGACTAATCGctacctaaataaataaaaaaaacttaataAAGACCAAAAAACTAGTGCTAATGATGGGGGTATTCTCCTCCACAGCACTACATAAATTGAAAATCAAGCCACGACAACAGCACTTGATCTTGCTCTAGATCTCAtcaatatttacttttacagtgGTTATCAATGTTCTCAATTTGACTCACTTGAATGTCATCAGGCTCATTAGTAGTTTCAGGTTCAATGCTTCTCTTGCATCCTCTTCTGCCCAGGTAGGGCTTGGGCTTCTGAGCGACCCTGACAGACTTTTGTTGGGGTACATCCACAGCATGAGCAGGGACCAGCGTGCCATTC is a window from the Electrophorus electricus isolate fEleEle1 chromosome 9, fEleEle1.pri, whole genome shotgun sequence genome containing:
- the LOC113586240 gene encoding uncharacterized protein LOC113586240, giving the protein MRRARINVKPNFRPGSRSGLAGELTSQGAADTDSTLPTVKAEKPAMPSPSPQVNPPVEETPQALGVKNDPQSPLAKSSPNQHGGAPSSGRSTPDAVPQRRMRLSATPKLSRPRVTSVPRPAARTPSLAVPTLPSDGPGLDSTHETTALDSRNSDNLSDSGIPYSTLPTKVAMTLSTSYPPLSPCVPSTSGLQKPFVHDEKSVEDSPPSPPPGHLPQQPPQEQGAHQCSTQVSGVPSVYAKSTCFDMPGSPKETDKERILKALKLKELMKIEKRRDIERAKKSVRQKREYAALDHSKMTMRDLIYYLPNTSPMKSSMVREEDQAEVTVPPLPKVPEKTQETDEEEAESENEGMLMPKVRVAEDGSIILDEDSLTVRVQRTSDTVVVESSNPLFERGSTTSYTSFRNWNYVKSWSVRETDMFFLAISMVGTDFSLIAQLLPHRSRSEIKNKFKREERASAWRIDKAFRNKRPYDKEFFSFLLERVLAKDKEKGKSIKLVMTQSRKAGKTRGKKGKKSVCEEECHGDEEDQHFEMEDGGQVYAEKENENLSNVNETDTAPAKRKRKRPRQVNEAKDAEDLSEEQVQRKKRKRSKTTPKGISSPHDGEDESGIFNMADDAVNANKEDELGSNAPTRKKKHKTSRKGGKEGEVEKPAEGRKGSWSRKNGTLVPAHAVDVPQQKSVRVAQKPKPYLGRRGCKRSIEPETTNEPDDIQVAISPMEKGQLQKEAENVMERTPPREKNLHSPSKLHSISKESEPPGNSPASPSISESSSSKQMKMQRSDRAKRNLTFGGQKGRRKGMMDHEESEHDPASEDKESPKKQIVTQESEDSDMDNTLDEKLGDFSYLHALNSPMFQRRPLVMLSREEVDMFLSDQEQTAAKQPSPLPSPSSSPQMSPLDLSLNTELSFQLSNLMEENVEVGQDECVVGGPPDIDSQSAVLESHWEDLEMMESASESCSGVLEGSRASVVAAPQTWDRPQGSVSITTEIKENMQESLSEPAEVVERSQESVVTALEVKEGTQGSVMTTPEIKLRSEGSLVSTPVVKEDSQEDVEVATPDINERSQVLIPEINKYSQGSLREPAEVSERSQETVVPTPEIMEGFQRSQLMSTEIKEDSERSLLETCEVLERSQESVVTTLEIKEGSEDAFLATPEIKASQESRGSLLEPSEVSPMSQEFALLNPKIKQMPEGLVMTTAIIKAHSLEEEEHAIQPSSTKLSSGTSISCEHGVILKRRSRFLKPKPNLNLASRVMNCSPKQKSIEPNTTVSSEKLLLQSSAVDQLCDLDFAKENISKKKGIYLSSVHHAESKPSKVPSGASVTVLEQEQKITTVTLNEVSAPVLQMASDQTKSSCDVVMTPNCQSVADLQKTDTSRVSPLPSQTGQMTETCHVACAPAKVIHSAGDGQSNEEPTFILTLYEIPVTQADLAFASNDSAMTSDLYPVEVPSPPVSSALPSTPYCPSIFLPMKIEETEKECVGISQNELSDSLGMLTEDIGENVTLGLTTTLKRGAEFSEETPETEGSLSPEVIKVMKVDYQGMPQATHQTITHQAKDKYKEGSAKQEAEDISVKSSPQDTEKCEGISHVVLADVLMPVSEDYVSKESAMPEEINIHREGCSSAVHAKTQEIPSEELKKVKHPTAVSSPLFSIMEDSKCKQSLSEEKKAPAKRKGKLEPKLIKRSWVTNDSMKTDQPVTEKNQSNISQAVLPSQQTMVPQAKEDCSLISTRLETEGVPRMPKLEDKTKDESSEMSQSDMEPIHSELAPMILPSPWQSKIHEVDNVPNETATKLLSEDFAIKEDMNSRSKDKESSGSVDLNEAEEEREGVSHMVLADVFVPVSEEMGEDLSEDWQLPFVSSPTREEVEKAKDLSTAFAETMKQNYSSSKESKALARRTGKQRVKRASAKNYPSKTAENITEQSQPMSQAVSATSHPTVVPHSNKDSHDPSTKLKKTDILYVPKVEPGSIAKQRSNLADGEEELRRKHAIMPCTVRLSKCLDAQLQEQRPQKAKDDLEKGSNESLNKVQTATTSYSPKVELSLEGKGDSVVTSHKGVCSQGYPEAKLSAKTICTDSLFVDFEETGPEKNCVAHMVSEELRENKLKKAAISSPVQTASEDSRERSIIEEGILKEPPVLVGKNSPAKVKANLKLPFAKRLDKKNESSNTNPPFLENRDLNPTRTVSRMRQLPITVWAKKMSIQPAAELKAEDLSKMSKMKSNFKVKESLPLFSNKSEGVEVGHQSTNLTSCSKVQPRDLKETEQAHERVSLITEMETTGDIPTMSEINKESSEGPSGSHVKTLPARRRAKIRVKPTLFKRTCTKDEDTSSKTGQTLSTQFTSRPQHDQAAKIKEESEQTTNQHTRHLSDISQIEKINSEPMESSSLLSDSWLPKSPALSPRVVLSRVAVQIGETGSSSCTPASSPVKVSTSTYQPMTPPQWMPSCVGPPLQSNSPTSPVPSENTEDEPARVSQFFIHDIFTEIVDAD